Proteins encoded together in one Leptospiraceae bacterium window:
- a CDS encoding M48 family metallopeptidase yields the protein MKYKIKYGKTNLDFSLIRKNRKTLAIHVYPDQKVEVVAPNDAKLELILQKVKKRASWIIKNKLEFSKFQPKQPTPKYQSGETFKYLGKQYRLKIVDSKNTEVQLKNGRLILKIPYINRSEENCKNLIVDWYKERGKIIFAERFQKCIKDTSKIGVTSIPNWKIKSMKKRWGSCNKNGLIHLNPELLAAPKSCIDYVIQHELCHLKVYNHSPRFYNLLSKVNPDWSKRRDYLNKNIEVRFV from the coding sequence GTGAAATACAAAATTAAATACGGTAAAACTAATTTAGATTTTTCTTTAATAAGAAAAAATAGAAAGACACTGGCTATTCATGTGTATCCAGACCAAAAAGTAGAAGTAGTTGCACCAAACGATGCAAAACTAGAATTGATTCTTCAAAAAGTAAAGAAACGAGCTTCCTGGATTATTAAGAACAAATTAGAATTTTCTAAATTCCAACCAAAACAACCTACTCCTAAATACCAATCAGGAGAAACTTTTAAATACTTAGGCAAACAATATCGTTTAAAAATAGTTGATTCAAAGAATACAGAAGTTCAATTAAAAAATGGAAGACTCATTCTTAAAATACCTTATATCAATAGATCAGAAGAGAATTGTAAAAATCTAATTGTAGATTGGTATAAAGAGAGAGGCAAAATAATATTTGCCGAAAGATTTCAAAAATGTATAAAGGATACTTCTAAAATTGGAGTTACATCTATACCTAATTGGAAAATTAAATCCATGAAAAAGCGTTGGGGAAGCTGCAACAAAAACGGATTAATACATCTGAATCCCGAACTACTAGCAGCTCCTAAATCTTGTATCGACTATGTAATCCAACATGAACTTTGTCATCTAAAGGTTTACAACCATAGTCCACGCTTTTACAATTTACTTTCAAAGGTTAATCCCGATTGGTCAAAACGGCGTGATTATTTGAATAAGAATATTGAAGTTAGGTTTGTGTAG